A window of Asterias rubens chromosome 22, eAstRub1.3, whole genome shotgun sequence contains these coding sequences:
- the LOC117305483 gene encoding leucine-rich repeat-containing protein 56-like isoform X2 — MASVHITNFGSVDVNPEPIPVEDTEFLLEDYLSAAKMEMTGVDELDEVKFLEMRVDTTETSLGNFGTMVRNLKHLKLSNSIIATVRDLGTSLENLRVLWLSRCCLCDLDGMGSMSSLQELYLAYNDISDLSPCSMLENLQLLDIEGNNIDDMSQVEFLSLCPKLSTLTLEGNPVCLAPSVGYDKEKEGLFDYRATISKAIPQLKILDDEPLSVVPSSLGGAFPNLSMEWLLVNEAIKDQGSTESLEVEDARPSTGRPSSASGRRPGSARPGSSRAGGRPGSSMGNRPSTSSGRRPGTAMAERPDTGGSDIHPTQEDSSDLTHGSGGVICGNPVRALRNRRKNTKEVVIPNQAPSLFSMFKHQPEHTYATEDDDDGMSKEDIFAELLEWKKQHEEKISSRLKDAEPQVLKIHHEDIEEDDEASGYRDYLINNNPYDEDYGIETTPSPTSDYPESLASGGFDHQPTPPRSASPKMPKVPRSKGASRPRTANDFRSRKVRAQSFEESVGTEQRLHQLSLSQDDDMMDFSDSGQTSPATTPYSPPPVLSMDTRPFSGPVIGSRKFKLSAQSDRPEPKIIDRHQPIIRSSINTPPNLAQRLSRLARPSTAKAAMQVQRPLVLPRREPRFNSYDYSS, encoded by the exons ATGGCGTCTGTACACATCACTAATTTCGGCAGCGTGGATGTCAACCCAGAGCCCATTCCGGTAGAGGATACAGAGTTCCTTCTGGAGGATTACTTGTCAGCAGCAAAAATG GAAATGACTGGTGTGGATGAACTCGATGAGGTCAAATTCTTAGAAATGAGGGTCGACACCACGGAAACGAGTCTGGGTAACTTTG GGACAATGGTGCGCAACCTGAAGCATCTGAAGCTAAGCAACAGTATAATCGCTACAGTTCGTGATCTAGGGACGTCGTTAGAGAACCTACGAGTTCTATGGTTGTCCAGATGCTGTTTGTGTGACCTGGATGGCATGGGGTCAATGTCCTCCTTACAG GAGCTGTACCTAGCATATAACGACATTTCGGACCTTAGTCCGTGCAGTATGCTGGAGAACTTGCAGTTACTGGACATTGAGGG AAACAACATAGACGACATGTCACAAGTTGAATTCTTAAGCCTGTGTCCTAAGCTGAGTACACTGACGCTGGAGGGAAACCCTGTGtgtctagcgccctctgttggctaCGATAAG GAGAAAGAAGGATTGTTTGATTACAGAGCGACAATTTCAAAAGCGATTCCCCAGCTCAAGATTCTAGATGATGAACCGTTGTCTGTTGTACCGTCCAGCCTCGGTGGCGCCTTCCCCAACCTCAGTATGGAATGGCTGCTGGTGAATGAGGCTATAAAGGACCAGGGGTCAACTGAGAGTTTAGAGGTCGAAG atgCTAGGCCAAGCACAGGGAGACCCTCGTCAGCGTCTGGCCGACGTCCAGGCTCTGCTCGCCCCGGCTCCTCTAGGGCAGGTGGGCGGCCGGGGAGTAGCATGGGGAACAGGCCCAGTACCTCGTCAGGCAGGAGACCAGGCACGGCAATGGCCGAGCGACCTGATACGGGAG GTTCGGATATACACCCGACGCAGGAAGATTCCAGTGATTTAACTCATGGATCCGGAGGAGTGATATGTGGCAATCCAGTCCGAGCTCTGAGAAACAGACGGAAAAATACCAAG GAGGTTGTTATCCCAAACCAAGCCCCAAGTTTATTCTCAATGTTCAAGCATCAGCCTGAGCATACGTACGCCACGGAGGATGACGATGACGGGATGAGTAAAGAGGACATCTTCGCTGAGCTCTTGGAGTGGAAGAAACAGCATGAAGA AAAAATCAGCTCTCGGTTGAAAGATGCCGAGCCTCAAGTTTTAAAGATTCATCATGAAGACATTGAAGAAGATGATGAGGCAAGCGGATACAGAGATTATCTCATCAACAACAATCCGTACGATGAAGACTACGGCATCGAAACAACGCCCTCGCCAACGTCGGACTATCCAGAGTCTTTGGCGTCGGGAGGTTTCGATCATCAGCCGACCCCACCGAGATCAGCGTCACCGAAGATGCCCAAAGTGCCCAGAAGTAAAGGCGCATCAAGGCCTAGGACAGCCA ATGATTTTCGATCGAGGAAAGTCCGAGCCCAATCCTTTGAGGAATCGGTTGGCACGGAGCAACGTCTCCACCAGCTTAGTCTATCTCAAGATGATGATATGATGGATTTTAGCGATTCAGGACAGACGAGTCCAGCTACCACGCCATACTCCCCACCCCCAGTGCTCTCCATGGACACCAGACCATTTTCTGGTCCAGTCATTGGAAGCAGAAAGTTCAA ACTCAGTGCACAAAGTGACAGGCCAGAACCTAAGATCATCGATCGTCACCAACCAATCATCCGTTCATCAATCAACACGCCCCCGAACCTCGCCCAGCGTCTCTCACGCCTCGCGAGGCCGTCCACTGCGAAAGCTGCCATGCAGgtacagcgccctctagtgttaCCCCGGAGAGAACCCAGATTCAATTCTTACGATTATTCATCATGA
- the LOC117305483 gene encoding leucine-rich repeat-containing protein 56-like isoform X1 — protein MASVHITNFGSVDVNPEPIPVEDTEFLLEDYLSAAKMKEMTGVDELDEVKFLEMRVDTTETSLGNFGTMVRNLKHLKLSNSIIATVRDLGTSLENLRVLWLSRCCLCDLDGMGSMSSLQELYLAYNDISDLSPCSMLENLQLLDIEGNNIDDMSQVEFLSLCPKLSTLTLEGNPVCLAPSVGYDKEKEGLFDYRATISKAIPQLKILDDEPLSVVPSSLGGAFPNLSMEWLLVNEAIKDQGSTESLEVEDARPSTGRPSSASGRRPGSARPGSSRAGGRPGSSMGNRPSTSSGRRPGTAMAERPDTGGSDIHPTQEDSSDLTHGSGGVICGNPVRALRNRRKNTKEVVIPNQAPSLFSMFKHQPEHTYATEDDDDGMSKEDIFAELLEWKKQHEEKISSRLKDAEPQVLKIHHEDIEEDDEASGYRDYLINNNPYDEDYGIETTPSPTSDYPESLASGGFDHQPTPPRSASPKMPKVPRSKGASRPRTANDFRSRKVRAQSFEESVGTEQRLHQLSLSQDDDMMDFSDSGQTSPATTPYSPPPVLSMDTRPFSGPVIGSRKFKLSAQSDRPEPKIIDRHQPIIRSSINTPPNLAQRLSRLARPSTAKAAMQVQRPLVLPRREPRFNSYDYSS, from the exons ATGGCGTCTGTACACATCACTAATTTCGGCAGCGTGGATGTCAACCCAGAGCCCATTCCGGTAGAGGATACAGAGTTCCTTCTGGAGGATTACTTGTCAGCAGCAAAAATG AAGGAAATGACTGGTGTGGATGAACTCGATGAGGTCAAATTCTTAGAAATGAGGGTCGACACCACGGAAACGAGTCTGGGTAACTTTG GGACAATGGTGCGCAACCTGAAGCATCTGAAGCTAAGCAACAGTATAATCGCTACAGTTCGTGATCTAGGGACGTCGTTAGAGAACCTACGAGTTCTATGGTTGTCCAGATGCTGTTTGTGTGACCTGGATGGCATGGGGTCAATGTCCTCCTTACAG GAGCTGTACCTAGCATATAACGACATTTCGGACCTTAGTCCGTGCAGTATGCTGGAGAACTTGCAGTTACTGGACATTGAGGG AAACAACATAGACGACATGTCACAAGTTGAATTCTTAAGCCTGTGTCCTAAGCTGAGTACACTGACGCTGGAGGGAAACCCTGTGtgtctagcgccctctgttggctaCGATAAG GAGAAAGAAGGATTGTTTGATTACAGAGCGACAATTTCAAAAGCGATTCCCCAGCTCAAGATTCTAGATGATGAACCGTTGTCTGTTGTACCGTCCAGCCTCGGTGGCGCCTTCCCCAACCTCAGTATGGAATGGCTGCTGGTGAATGAGGCTATAAAGGACCAGGGGTCAACTGAGAGTTTAGAGGTCGAAG atgCTAGGCCAAGCACAGGGAGACCCTCGTCAGCGTCTGGCCGACGTCCAGGCTCTGCTCGCCCCGGCTCCTCTAGGGCAGGTGGGCGGCCGGGGAGTAGCATGGGGAACAGGCCCAGTACCTCGTCAGGCAGGAGACCAGGCACGGCAATGGCCGAGCGACCTGATACGGGAG GTTCGGATATACACCCGACGCAGGAAGATTCCAGTGATTTAACTCATGGATCCGGAGGAGTGATATGTGGCAATCCAGTCCGAGCTCTGAGAAACAGACGGAAAAATACCAAG GAGGTTGTTATCCCAAACCAAGCCCCAAGTTTATTCTCAATGTTCAAGCATCAGCCTGAGCATACGTACGCCACGGAGGATGACGATGACGGGATGAGTAAAGAGGACATCTTCGCTGAGCTCTTGGAGTGGAAGAAACAGCATGAAGA AAAAATCAGCTCTCGGTTGAAAGATGCCGAGCCTCAAGTTTTAAAGATTCATCATGAAGACATTGAAGAAGATGATGAGGCAAGCGGATACAGAGATTATCTCATCAACAACAATCCGTACGATGAAGACTACGGCATCGAAACAACGCCCTCGCCAACGTCGGACTATCCAGAGTCTTTGGCGTCGGGAGGTTTCGATCATCAGCCGACCCCACCGAGATCAGCGTCACCGAAGATGCCCAAAGTGCCCAGAAGTAAAGGCGCATCAAGGCCTAGGACAGCCA ATGATTTTCGATCGAGGAAAGTCCGAGCCCAATCCTTTGAGGAATCGGTTGGCACGGAGCAACGTCTCCACCAGCTTAGTCTATCTCAAGATGATGATATGATGGATTTTAGCGATTCAGGACAGACGAGTCCAGCTACCACGCCATACTCCCCACCCCCAGTGCTCTCCATGGACACCAGACCATTTTCTGGTCCAGTCATTGGAAGCAGAAAGTTCAA ACTCAGTGCACAAAGTGACAGGCCAGAACCTAAGATCATCGATCGTCACCAACCAATCATCCGTTCATCAATCAACACGCCCCCGAACCTCGCCCAGCGTCTCTCACGCCTCGCGAGGCCGTCCACTGCGAAAGCTGCCATGCAGgtacagcgccctctagtgttaCCCCGGAGAGAACCCAGATTCAATTCTTACGATTATTCATCATGA
- the LOC117305372 gene encoding hsp70-binding protein 1-like, whose protein sequence is MASSGENKDGSSSSTQRRYPNSMEGVLQMAIANTPTEEAASGDSQRTEPTPLDPERKEFLEKVFAEMYKDEVKEMKSLLEVVRLKMDSELEEDEENVEEALENLKDLSDTIDNAQDFHKVGGTQLLPQLMDHPRSEVRSRTFDLIANLVQNVPLNQKVMLEMGGIEKMLDAVDKDSSPTVRVKALYALSCLARDHEDCQRVFVEKDGFSVLMRAMQSDVEKLQIKSAFMLQAFFQMPTDFKETLFKMGMVHQLIGLLQLEHTPTHEYFMSALLNLILDHQGCINDCKQPDLRFKEFLTAREELLKGKPEYEEEHSYCQQLMKVCFNGNHGIQTTIDR, encoded by the exons ATGGCAAGCTCAGGTGAAAACAAGGATGGTAGTTCATCGTCGACTCAACGTAGATACCCAAATTCCATGGAAGGCGTCTTGCAAATGGCCATCGCCAACACGCCCACCGAGGAGGCAGCGAGTGGAGACTCACAAAGAACAGAACCAACCCCTCTTGATCCGGAG AGGAAGGAGTTTCTTGAGAAGGTGTTCGCGGAAATGTACAAAGATGAGGTCAAAGAGATGAAATCGCTTTTGGAGGTGGTGAGACTCAAGATGGACTCGGAACTTGAGGAGGATGAGGAGAACGTAGAAGAGGCTCTGGAGAACCTTAAAGACCTCAGCGATACAATCGATAATGCACAAG ACTTCCACAAAGTCGGTGGCACACAACTCCTCCCCCAGCTAATGGACCATCCCAGGTCAGAGGTCAGATCGAGAACGTTTGACTTGATAGCCAACCTGGTCCAGAATGTTCCACTCAACCAAAAGGTGATGCTGGAAATGGGAGGGATTGAGAAAATGCTGGATGCGGTGGACAAAGACTCCTCTCCTACTGTTAGGGTGAAGGCCCTTTATGCTTTATCAT GTTTAGCCAGGGATCACGAAGACTGTCAGAGGGTTTTCGTTGAGAAGGACGGCTTCTCCGTTTTAATGCGTGCCATGCAGAGCGACGTGGAGAAACTACAAATCAAGTCGGCATTCATGCTCCAAGCTTTCTTCCAAATGCCGACAGATTTCAAAG aaactttgtttaaaatggGAATGGTGCACCAGCTCATTGGTTTGCTCCAGTTGGAGCACACGCCAACTCACGAGTATTTTATGTCAGCCTTGCTCAACCTCATTTTGGACCACCAAGGCTGTATCAACGACTGCAAACAGCCAGACCTCCGCTTCAAGGAATTTCTTACGGCTAGGGAAGAATTACTGAAAGGGAAACCCGAATACGAG GAAGAACACTCATACTGTCAGCAGCTAATGAAAGTGTGTTTCAATGGTAACCATGGCATCCAAACTACTATTGACAGATGA